In Falco biarmicus isolate bFalBia1 chromosome 5, bFalBia1.pri, whole genome shotgun sequence, a single genomic region encodes these proteins:
- the LOC130150573 gene encoding butyrophilin subfamily 1 member A1-like: MNGNQKKRIEQQKNEIEFIKARGYTDDIVVDWDTAHPNLSIAGDKKSFTYQSQVQKVTLHEGSFDSSVCVLGSEGFSSGKHYWEVDVGKCSDWDLGVARKSAPRKGRITLSPKEGFWALGLSVKFCWARTDPWTQLEVQENPRKVGVFLNCEEKTLTFFNVTNMSVMFTFQDCAFSEAVYPFFKNSHRESTIRICSVEEE; the protein is encoded by the exons ATGAATG GGAACCAGAAGAAGCGGATCG agcagcagaagaacGAGATTG AATTCATAAAGGCTCGTGGCTATACAG ATGACATCGTGGTTGATTGGGACACAGCCCATCCAAACTTGTCTATTGCTGGGGACAAGAAGAGTTTCACGTATCAATCACAGGTCCAGAAAGTGACTCTCCATGAGGGCAGTTTTGATTCCTCTGTCTGCGTGCTGGGCTCAGAAGGTTTCTCCTCCGGCAAGCATTACTGGGAGGTGGACGTGGGAAAATGCAGTGACTGGGACCTGGGAGTAGCCAGGAAATCCGCCccaaggaaaggaagaataacTCTGTCACCTAAAGAAGGATTCTGGGCTCTGGGCTTAAGTGTTAAATTTTGCTGGGCAAGAACCGATCCATGGACACAGTTAGAGGTGCAGGAAAATCCCAGGAAAGTTGGGGTTTTCCTTAACTGTGAAGAGAAAACTCTGACTTTTTTCAATGTCACCAACATGTCTGTGATGTTCACGTTTCAAGACTGTGCATTCTCCGAAGCAGTTTATCCATTCTTTAAAAACTCACACAGAGAATCAACCATCAGGATTTGCTCAGTTGAAGAGGAATAA